The Fusarium oxysporum f. sp. lycopersici 4287 chromosome 1, whole genome shotgun sequence DNA segment GCATCAGCATTCTCACATCATTCCTCACCGAAGAAACCGACGACATGCGTAAGGGAACTCGACCACCGCCTCTGAACCTCAGCATCGTCACAAGGCCGAGATCTCTCCCGCGGCTATCAACTACACCAATCGCAAGGGAGCTCACGCCTCTACTTACGCCTCTAcctgaagaagttgaggagcCGACAGGCGCTGCTATCAGAGCCGTTAGGGTCGCGGTGGATTTTATGCAGATTGTTTCATGTCTACTTGTCATTTTGATGCTGGCCATCTTTTTTATTTCGTATTCTGGAGCTGCAGTTTCCAGCCATGGGTATGCGTCACATCCCTGGATACTATATAAGAGCCAAAGACTGACTAATATTTGTAGCATCAAGGCGTTTATTCTCATCGCGGCTCTGACCTGTGATGTAGGCCTTGGCATGTGGTCTATCGTGCACCACGACAGACCCTGGACCGGTCCCGCAGTCCTGCTCCGGACACTCACAGCGTCAGTGCTCCTCGGCAGTCTAGTATCTTTCCTTGCCGTGGAGAGGGTCTTCCCGTCAGACTACACGTACTGGGGCCTGCCTCTTTCACAAACTGGTGCACCTGTACTGGGTCTCGTATCTGCTATCTTGTAAGTGCCCTTCAACATACAACGAGTGATATGGGCTAATTGGTCGTAGGGGATGGGATCTTGTTCATGTCGTTCTGTCTCGACGAACTGTCGAGTGCTGGGCCCGTATGTGCTCCTGGGGACACCGACAGATGCTTCGACGTCGATGGCTATCAAGCAGGGGACACAGAAGGGGACGAAGCGGACCCTGGTGGTTTAACTCGCGGCAGTCAGCTTTGGAAAAGCGAGGCTGGACCTGTGTTTCGGTCTCATGAATTATGACTTTCCTTGTTGTCTGAAGGGAGAGAATGAAAGAATAACctgggggggggggggatTTGTTGACCCACATATCCCATTTATTGCATCTGAAGTCTCCATACATGCTGGAATATAAACGCGGGGGTAATGTTGCCTTTAGTATTACAAGGCAGGCAAGGAGAGCAAGTAAGAGAATATATGTGTGGCAAAGACCACAACTTAACAATAAAATTCTGAATTAACCATATTTAACCTATTTCTGTTACATCAAATATGAATCCATGACAAGTTTGACATATGAGTTCTTCGTGCTATTATGTGATGACTGAAAATATCAGGCATCCCTGGCTCTTGTCGATCAGTCAGTAATGGCTCTGATCATGGGAAATCGTTCATCTGGCATTAGAAGGAGGGCATTTCAGCATCGATGCGATGTCATGATATCATGCATAACTTTTTATATGGGCAGATGATAGACTTTATGCTCTTTCATGTATGTTCAGCCAAGTGCTAGGTGATCGAGTATAGGGTATGCGTCTGGAAGTTCTTCAACGAACTGACATCTTGTCAAATGAACACATTGCTTTGTTCTCTTGGATGAATAACAATAGTAATCTTCGTATCTATATCTGCCACTGTTGTGTAACTTGATTACTGATGTAAGTTGCGCCTGTTTTGTCGAGCATTCTGCATTCATAGTTGTATGACATTGAAGCCATCACTTGAAAATCGATGACGCAGTTTTCCCTTGAACGGAATCACCGAGAAATAGTGTCACGGGTGGAAATAGGCGCAAATAAGGTGTAATTGGAATTCTGGTGGATGCCAATAGCTCATTGTCCAAGATGGAGTCACGAGACCCATTCAAGAGTCATGACTTACACTCAAAGCCATCAGTACAGCCAACAACGGAAATACAGGAGCATGGCCTCACAAACCCTTCAGGTCAATAACCTTGACCTCTCGGCCGACGGTACGTGCTAAAGAAACCTTAAAGCATTGACATATAGAAACAAAACAATGCAGAACATGATTGTCAACAAGGATGGTCCATGTGGATATGTACTAAAACGAACCCAGCTCCTATGTCAGAAACGATAGCTAAAGCCATCACCGCTGCCACCAACAATGAACCGTGCGTGAGCCGCTATTTAGCTATGGGCTACCAGAGCCTGAAACCTCGGAGCTGCAGGTGAATATTTTCTTCTGAGAGAAAGGCTGCATCTAGACCGGTAGCTATTCTTTGACGATCCACTACCAAGACTATGCGTGCGGTTTGGCTGGTGCAGCTGAATGATGCGCCTTGGAGAATTGCCCAGTGGGTTGAGTTTGAAAGAGTTCTCACAGCATAAGGTTCAAATAATACCATCAAAGGTTGGACGTGCTGTAGAGCATCAACGTCATGATGTTACATTACCAAGCTGCTGCTATGATAACACTGAGTCTACTATAGCACTATATCGGATGCACCCGAACAGACCTCAGCTTGACAGATCACGACAGGGAagaaaacatcaacaaggaagAAAACACTGTCGATCTGCCGAAGGCCAAAGCATCCCAGCAATTGTTTCAACTCCACAACCCCAGAACCCTCCCCTCCTCCATTAGCCTCCGATATGATTGTATCACATAAATCACATCCCCACACATATTAAAAATAGAGACACATAAACAACTCACTCTTGCAGTTTTCTCCAAGGCCAGTCCTTGATATCTTTCTTCGGGACAAAAAAATCAGCTGAACTGTGCAGTGCAGCTTTCTCAGGCCTGAAACATGCTGTTGGTTTAATTAAAGAAACGCCTCGTCGTGATGGCTTTGCCTCTTTGGGTAAGTGGTGAGCTGATTTCTTGGATGGACCAGTGCGGCCCGAGAAATGAAACATTTTAACTGTGACTATGCTATGCAGGTAAACCTCCTTTTTGGTGGAATCTAATTTAATAAGCCGACTTCCGATCGGAGTTTACTTGTGGGCAGAACGTCCAACGGTCTTGATCGTTGTTTCAACGGGGATAATCAATGGAGGACCAAGTTATGCTTATCGAGTGAGGATTGAGGTTGAAACTTAGCTGTTGCTGTAATGCTGTAATATCTTGCTTAACGCGAAGACTCAATGAGTTCTGTCCCAATGACGAATATGAGAGATATCGAGTGAAGACGACAGAACTTCTTCTCAATATAATATCACCCAAAACGCTACAATAGCCACCTCGTCCCGAGAACAATTCAGACTCGACCAACAGCCCGTATCCAAGTGTCTGCATAAATCGTCAACAACGTGCACATCGAATATCAAGCCAACCAAGCTCAGTCCGCGAACTCACACCAGCCTACTCCTGGTTAGCCCCTCGCAAGCATCTCCATCTAtcagcttgaccttggccGAAAAACATCCAGACTCAGCTTGTGCTTGGACCTCTTGACACTATCACCGGCATCGCCTGACTAGCAGGGAGAAACCGAGTCTGTAATCTAACACTGAGGACTGAGCCGTCTTTGAAGACTTCGCAGTGACCATGTGATAAAAATATCCTCGGCCTCATAGAGAGAACTCATGATGGCTATATAAACACTCTTGATATCCCGTACAATCAACTCTTTCTCATCAGCATCTCTCTCTTctatcaacttcttcaacttaCATTCGCTTCAACAAAGCCTCAAAGGCATATTTAACATTCTTCgcttcttccatccattTCAAACAAATAACCACTCTCTATCTTACTACCAAATCTCCTACTACATCATCAAAATGTACTTCTCCAACTTCCTCGTCACTCTGGCCTCGATGGCCTCTATGGCTTCCGCCATCCCCGCCCCAGATGCCCTCCTCGACACTACCTCCAACATCTCTCCTAGCGACTTCACCATCCGCTCCGATTCCAACAACCTTGAGGCTCGCACCACCTTCTCCTGCCCCGGTGCCATGTCCTACTGCCCCTGGACCAAGGCCTGCTCTATGCCCTCCCGGCCAGTCCTGGGatggcaaggccaagaagtgCGCTGGCAAGAAGGCTTCCGGCTGCTGGCCTAAGCCCAGTGCCAGTGTCTACGCCGGCGCCGGCGTTGACGTCAAGCTCGGCACTTACTGTGCTGCTTCTCCCTACAAGATCGTCAAGTACGATACTAAGCACGCCTACTGCCAGGCCAGCCTCAAGAACACTGTCTTCCTTGCTCCTCTTTCTATTGGCGCCGAGGTTGCTCTCTATGGCGGTGCCgccatcaacgtcaaggGTCAGCTGAGCGCCAGCCTCAAGACCGTCTGTGGTGGTCTTGCTGGTCTCTACCTCGAGAGCAGCGCTGATGCCGTCGccctcttcaacaccaacaagtACGGATATGCCGTTCGCCCCGGTAGCGTCACTGGCGGTCTCGTCTACGCTGTTGTTGACTTCGTTAAGAGCATCACCTGCTTCCTCGGTCTCGGAAACTGCCAGGTCTATGACTGTGTCTCTTACTGCTCCAAGGGCTGCAAGAACTATGTCGATGTCCGTGGCAGCATCGGTGGCTATGTCAACGGACTCGTTGGTTTCTGCATTGTCAAGGACACCGTTCTCTTTGTCAACAAGGTCGGAGCTTGTGCTTCTGTCAAGATCCAGGGCCTCATCCGCATCGTTGCTAGCATCCACGTCAGCCTCAAGGGTATCTTCGGATGCAACTGCTAAGTGGTTAAAAATGATTATGGACGAATAGTTGGGTACTCACGGTCTAATATGTAATGGATGGAGGATGACTTGGAACTGGAATGTTTTTCTTTGATGGGGATTACCGGATAATCCCACTCGTCTGCCGATGTCTTCTGTTTCTTATCACAAATCAAATAATTCATATGATAACGCTAAAACCTGGAATCGAATCATGTTTTCTCGGCCTCGAGTTTGTGTTTAGTGATAATTATTAACGAATGAGCTTCCATAGTGGCTGATTGGCCTGAAGCTGAGATTTCCCTTGAACAACTCCTATGCCTAGACTGACTCCGAATCTTTTCCCGAATTAGCTGAAAGAGAACCACCAAAAAGACACAAGCGCCTGCTCTTTTCCCCATTAAGCACCCACAGGTTCCATGATCTGACGCCCAGCTCCATCGACCAAAAAGTGACTGAACGATTCTTCGTCATTCTCATCCATGAGGAGTGACCTGTCTTCTGTATCAGGCAGTAACTGCGAGTATAATCCCTGGCCAGCCTTTGCCCAAGTTGGCGGCAGAATATCGACATTATCTTCCTCTGGCGCACTTGTAATGACTTCTATGACCCGAGTGCGTTTGAGTATCTTCTTCGTAGTCTTTTGCTTCGGTTTTGCTGCTCTGTTGACAAGGACATGGCCATGTCGAGGCTTCTCGTCATGCTTTGTTTTAGGAGGGCGAGAGGTGTTTAACAATTGACTATCCCAGTCTGGCGAATCGAATATGGGCATTTCAGGATGCCTTTTTGAGATAGATACAAGtacatcaacaagaaggttTGGTTTCAGTTGATCGCACAATGATAGAATGTTAAGGAGGTCCGTTTTCGGCATCGATTCAAAGTATTGTGCTCGCTATCGTCATGTGAGCCATGATATCCTTCTCAAGTGTCGTAGAACTTACTGAAACATCCGAAGCCCGGCCGGGACCAAACCCCACGAGGTGAGGTTTTGCAGGGACAACACCCTTGGGGAGAGCAGACAGACGTTTCTGTCGAAGCCGCTCGATTTCGtgctgccgctgctggcTAACTCTGCCCCTGAGTCTGACGGTCTGTTCTCTGCCCGCAATGCAATCCGCACAAGTGAAGCTTGCAGAAGTCATGTCCTCGCCCCTCATCAAAGGAGGATGGCATTTTTGGTGCCAAGATACAAGACATCTGATGCATGTGACTAAGGGGGAAACTTGAGCAGAACCGTCACACATTGAACATCGGGTTTCCTCTCTGGTATGCTGAGCCTCGATAGTAGCTTCTTGAATTTGAGAGCGGATTTTCCACGGGAAGGGGACAGTGCTTTGAGTCAGATCAATCTTTTCCGACGGCTCTTCTCGTTTTCGTTTCACACCTGCATTGAGAGAGTATGGGAGTGAGGATTGACCTTTGGCTTTGGTAGGTGTTGGCATAGTCAACGTGTCTTTCAAGTCTGCAAAATGTTTCTCTCTGACATTTTCGTTGCCCTCTGTTTGGGAATCATTCTTGAGACGGCTCAAGATGACTGAGCTCTCTGATGGGAACTGGGGTGTATATGAGAGTTTTGGTGCCGGTGTAATTGAAATGACATCTTTGGCAGACATATCCTCCATCGTGACATCTAGTTCAATGGTTTTCGGGGATTCGACGCGTAATTGCTGTGTGTCTTGGTCCATCATGTATATTCTCGTCCTCTTGAGATGGTTTGTTAGTGATCATTTGTAGGCTGCTGTCAAAGTCTGTAACTGTCGCGAAATATCCGACATCCAAAACTGTAAGAAAGACTGCAAAATGAGAGGAAGGCCCCGTTCCAGGGCTGATTGGTATGTGGACTAAGTATTATTTGAGAATGGGACTGCAAGGTCAACTATTGTTGAGATTGGAAGCAATGGATTTACATGGCAAAGTGAGATGTTCAGTTCAATCAGTGACACGTGTGGTCACGTGGAGTACTTTGATTGTGCAAAGCAGGAACCACCACCCCGGGTGCTCAGTTTAGTCCCTGCCGTTGTTCATAACCACTAAAACAGACAACAGGAGTCCTAGACGTCGAGATACTcaaatatatatatattcgCGCTTCATGATCTATTCTATACGTGTTCTATCCGACAATACCCTTTTCCCTCAATGCAGTAATATCAGTTTCATTCAGCCCAAGATGCTCTTGTAGCACTTCATTGGTATGCTGACCCAACATAGGCGGCGCGCTGCGAATCGTTGGAGGAGTCTCCGACAACTTTATAGGCGTGTTGACCATTTTTAGAGGGCCGCACTCATCGTGTTCCATCTCGACAACCATGTTACGGGCCTTTGTATGCTCGTGGTTGAGCGTCCCCTGGACGTCATTGATGGCAGCGTAGGGCATACCCTTGCCCTCGAAGATCTCAAGCCATTCTTGGGTTGTCTTAAGTTTTGTAATTGCCTCAATCTTGGCCTCTAGATCGTTTCGATGTTCGACTCTATCAGCGTTGGTTTTGTATCGCGCGTCGTCCTTCCACTGTGGTTGACCTAAACCATCGCAGAGAACACCAAACAGCCGATCATTGCCTCCACCAAACAGAATACCTCCATCTTTGGTCTCGAAAGACTTGTATGGAACAATGGAAGCTTCTGAGTTAGCATTGAAATTCTTATTCAGACAGTCAAACTTACGATGAGCTGTGCCCCAGCGGCCAGAATCCTTCTTTCCACTCACCAAACAGCTGCTGGCGATGTTGGCTAATGTCGCTGTTTGGCAATCACTCAGTGCGACATCGATATGTTGACCTTTTCCTGACTTAGCCCGTCCCAAAAGAGCCGCCATAACGCTGTTGCTGGTGTAGAGACCAGTCGTCAGGTCAGTTACCGCGACACCAACCTTGACTGGAGGTCCATCTCGCTCTCCAGTAATATGCATCAGGCCAaattcagcttcaaccatGACGTCGTAGCCAGCGCGGTTGGAATACGGCCCTGTTTGGCCGTAGCCCGTAATAGAGGCATATATCAGACCTGGGTTAATCTTGCGCAAGGTCTCATAGTCCATGGAATACTTCTTTAGAGTCCCGGGGAGGTAGTTCTCGACCAAGACGTCGCATTTTGCAGCTAGTTTATGAAGAACTTCGACTCCTTCTTTGTGCTGGAAGGACAAGCCCAACGACTTTTTGTTCCGATTTGCCTGCAGACATTGTGAGACAAGTTCAGTATAGGTAAGGCACAAACTGACCCCTAAGAAGTAGGCAGACTCTCCAGGGCCTTTGGCAGACGACCCATCCTTGTATTTTGCATATGGAGGTCCCCAAGCTCTGGTATCATCGCCGCGAACAGGGTGCTCGATCTTGATCACCTCAGCGCTGCGCATTCGGCCATGTTAAAACGGCCAGGGTCATTGATGACATGAGTAAACTTACCCAAGATCGCCCAAAATCTGAGTACAATAAGGCTATGAAGGTCAGCATTTGTCAACCATGTTCATGCAAAAGCCCGACTTACACCCGCCAAAACCCGGGTCATGTCCAGCACCCGAATGCCCTCAAGTGGGAGTCCGGTTTTCACGGCACTTGAGTACCAGCGCACTCCATGCGCACAGCCATTGACGGGCTTAGACCTCAAGGATCGAGCAGCAAGGAACAAGTTCATCCTCAGCAGACTGTCAGCTTGGCAGTGCTAAATATGAACCAAGTTGAGCAACTCAATTGCGAGACTTAAGATCTTGTGCAACGGTATGTAGATATGTATATAAATTGATGCTTGAGATGTTGACACCGGTCATCGGAACCGGATGGGTAGCTACGGGAGTTCGGAATTGTGCATTGAGCTTGTAGGTGGTCTAATTGAGCTTGAACAAAGAGCTCCATGCGGGGATTGCACCTCGGCTTTTGGGGAAGATGGCCAATCACTACGAGTTCGGTGCCGAGTGACATTTTGCCGTTGCTGGAGCTTCTCGGCTCCGACGATTAACGATGATTCCCATGTGGTAATTGATCACGATGTGAATAGTTTGATTGATGGATGACAAGATGTATTCGCATCATCGGCAACGTTGTCGTTTCGCCGTCTAAGCGATGGTAAGCTAATCACCAATGAAGAAGCTATAAAGACCTTTCCATATGGTTGGTTGAGAAGGTGTGTGACATGCTTTATTCAGCAGCCAATGCTATGAGTAATTATGTCCTGGGCCTGGATTCAAATGTTAGTCTGCTTGGATTTGATCGGTACCCAAGAGGCTTGAAGTCACGATAGCTGTTTGAAAAATATGATCAGTGCTTAGTGATCACAGTCCTTTCCAGAGGACTGAGCCTGTGAGATTGCGACAGTGTCATACGTCTCATTCGGGCGCAGCATTGCCGATCAATAACTTAGGAGCAAACTGGTGATGCTTCAGCCACACTCACCTTTCAGCGAAAAGTGAACCCTCCCGAAAAGCTTCTTTCTTAACTTAAACTCACAAGATATCATTGTTATCAGTTCGGCTTGTAAAGATTCTGTTGTACCATCATTATGTAATAGATTTTTCTCATGTTGCGTCTCCCACAAAACTCCAATCGCTAGCTGCATCCCATTCAAAGTCTTGTCCATGTCAATATCTCGTCTGATTATAGGCTCAACATAGCCACCACCGGCTCGTATTGGTGCTTGGGGGTTGCTCCCATTCCGGATAGCTGGGCTTGTGGTTTGGTCTTGGCTTCTGAGTTTTGCATTCTGAAATAGCTATGGGATTTGAATCCTTGCTTACCGTCTCATGCTTCTATTTTCTGTCGCGATTTGATGCATCGATGGAAGTCTAGAAGCGAATTTCGGAAGAGATCTACTCCAAAGATAGACCTGAAACATGCCGTGACCTGAACTAACCATTTTACCAATCCCATCAACCAGAATGAAGCGTCTTTGCTCGTGGACAGAGCTTGTCTTGGGCCCAGAAAGAAACATATATCAATCTCTCGACCCCGGCTCGCTCCCATTTATAGAACCGCGCCTCAAGTGTGCGAGCCGTAGTGCGCCCTTGACCACACCAGACAGATCAGTCCAGCCAAGGCAAAGATCAACTAATCTTTGGCCTACGGATAACAGAGGTTCTGCCATAAACTAACATATCATAACCGTCCCCGTAGTTACGTGGCCTTGCACGGCACGCAACCGTTGACCCGTTCCTAGGATCATCCATTCATAGCTTGTGGCTCCCCAGGATATCCCCGCCCATTCACGGAAGGCTTgaaatcttattataattaccGATATCTCCTGTCAAGATATTAAAGTAGGCATCTGGCAGGTTATCGATCTCTTGCTCGTCCTTTCATTCGTTCCCTTTCTTTCGTTTTCCTCTCCTATCATCATGCCTATCCTAAGTTATTTATACTCGTGGGTCAAACCACGCCAATGTCAACGTGAAGGCCgatctccttctttctc contains these protein-coding regions:
- a CDS encoding hypothetical protein (At least one base has a quality score < 10), with amino-acid sequence MMDQDTQQLRVESPKTIELDVTMEDMSAKDVISITPAPKLSYTPQFPSESSVILSRLKNDSQTEGNENVREKHFADLKDTLTMPTPTKAKGQSSLPYSLNAGVKRKREEPSEKIDLTQSTVPFPWKIRSQIQEATIEAQHTREETRCSMCDGSAQVSPLVTCIRCLVSWHQKCHPPLMRGEDMTSASFTCADCIAGREQTVRLRGRVSQQRQHEIERLRQKRLSALPKGVVPAKPHLVGFGPGRASDVSRAQYFESMPKTDLLNILSLCDQLKPNLLVDVLVSISKRHPEMPIFDSPDWDSQLLNTSRPPKTKHDEKPRHGHVLVNRAAKPKQKTTKKILKRTRVIEVITSAPEEDNVDILPPTWAKAGQGLYSQLLPDTEDRSLLMDENDEESFSHFLVDGAGRQIMEPVGA
- a CDS encoding hypothetical protein (At least one base has a quality score < 10), with product MPSSTLPPTSLLATSPSAPIPTTLRLAPPSPAPVPCPTAPGPRPALCPPGQSWDGKAKKCAGKKASGCWPKPSASVYAGAGVDVKLGTYCAASPYKIVKYDTKHAYCQASLKNTVFLAPLSIGAEVALYGGAAINVKGQLSASLKTVCGGLAGLYLESSADAVALFNTNKYGYAVRPGSVTGGLVYAVVDFVKSITCFLGLGNCQVYDCVSYCSKGCKNYVDVRGSIGGYVNGLVGFCIVKDTVLFVNKVGACASVKIQGLIRIVASIHVSLKGIFGCNC